One genomic window of Streptomyces spiramyceticus includes the following:
- the pucL gene encoding factor-independent urate hydroxylase encodes MPTILGQNQYGKAENRVVKITRDGDTHHIKDLNVSVALSGDMDDVHYSGSNANVLPTDTTKNTVYAFAKEYGIESAEQFGIHLARHFVTSQEPIKRARIRIEEYSWERIATSDNNSKFIGSDEVNHSFVRKGQELRTTQITFDGEQWQIISGLKDLTVMNSTNSEFWGYVKDKYTTLKEAYDRILCTDVSAAWRYNWTSDADRMPNWEKSYAQAKKHILQAFAETYSLSLQQTLYQMGSRVINSRSEIDEIRFSLPNNHHFLVDLEPFGLKNDNEVYFAADRPYGLIEATILRDGVEPQIPVDMTNL; translated from the coding sequence ATGCCCACGATTCTCGGCCAGAACCAGTACGGCAAAGCAGAGAACCGCGTCGTCAAGATCACGCGGGACGGCGACACCCACCACATCAAGGACCTGAACGTCTCCGTCGCCCTCTCCGGCGACATGGACGACGTGCACTACTCCGGCTCCAACGCGAACGTCCTTCCCACGGACACCACCAAGAACACGGTGTACGCGTTCGCCAAGGAGTACGGCATCGAGTCCGCCGAGCAGTTCGGCATCCACCTCGCCCGTCACTTCGTGACGTCGCAGGAGCCGATCAAGCGCGCCCGGATCCGTATCGAGGAGTACTCCTGGGAGCGCATCGCGACCTCGGACAACAACTCCAAGTTCATCGGCTCCGACGAGGTGAACCACTCCTTCGTCCGCAAGGGCCAGGAGCTTCGCACCACGCAGATCACCTTCGACGGTGAGCAGTGGCAGATCATCTCCGGCCTCAAGGACCTCACGGTCATGAACTCCACCAACTCGGAGTTCTGGGGCTACGTGAAGGACAAGTACACGACGCTCAAGGAGGCGTACGACCGCATCCTGTGCACCGATGTCTCCGCCGCCTGGCGCTACAACTGGACCAGCGACGCCGACCGGATGCCCAACTGGGAGAAGTCGTACGCGCAGGCCAAGAAGCACATCCTGCAGGCCTTCGCCGAGACGTACTCCCTCTCGCTGCAGCAGACCCTCTACCAGATGGGTTCGCGGGTCATCAACAGCCGGAGCGAGATCGACGAGATCCGCTTCTCGCTGCCGAACAACCACCACTTCCTGGTCGACCTGGAGCCCTTCGGGCTGAAGAACGACAACGAGGTCTACTTCGCCGCCGACCGCCCGTACGGCCTGATCGAGGCCACCATCCTGCGGGACGGCGTCGAGCCGCAGATCCCGGTCGACATGACCAACCTCTGA
- a CDS encoding 8-oxoguanine deaminase, whose product MAATAAARIIIENCAIATVDANDTEYASGYVVVAGNRIESIGAGKAPEGLANVVRRIDGTGHLVTPGLVNTHHHFYQWITRGLATDHNLFNWLVALYPTWARIDEPMVTAAAQGSLAMMARGGVTTAMDHHYVFPQGSGDLSSAIIGAASDMGVRFTLARGSMDRSVKDGGLPPDFAVETLEGALAGTEATVDQHHDASFDAMTQVAVAPCSPFSVSTELLKQGAELARRKGVRLHTHGSETVEEEQFCKELFGMGPTDYFESTGWLGSDVWMAHCVHMNDSDIAAFARTGTGVAHCPSSNARLAAGIARVPDMLAAGVPVGLGVDGTASNESGELHTELRNALLINRLGAHREAALNARQALRLGTYGGAQVLGRADQIGSLEAGKLADLVMWKIDGLGHSTIADPVTAIVFGAAAPVTLSLVNGKPVVEDNHLITVDEDAIARSARAEAQRLARIVAQG is encoded by the coding sequence ATGGCAGCAACGGCAGCCGCGCGCATCATCATCGAGAACTGTGCCATCGCCACCGTCGACGCCAACGACACCGAGTACGCCTCGGGGTACGTCGTGGTCGCCGGAAACCGCATCGAGTCGATCGGCGCGGGCAAGGCCCCGGAGGGCCTGGCCAACGTCGTACGCCGCATCGACGGCACGGGTCATCTGGTCACGCCCGGCCTGGTCAACACCCACCACCACTTCTACCAGTGGATCACCCGCGGTCTCGCCACCGACCACAATCTCTTCAACTGGCTGGTCGCGCTGTACCCGACCTGGGCGCGCATCGACGAGCCCATGGTCACGGCGGCCGCGCAGGGTTCGCTGGCCATGATGGCCCGTGGCGGTGTCACCACTGCGATGGACCACCACTACGTCTTCCCGCAGGGCTCGGGCGACCTGTCCAGCGCCATCATCGGCGCCGCCTCGGACATGGGCGTACGTTTCACGCTCGCCCGCGGCTCCATGGACCGCAGCGTCAAGGACGGCGGCCTGCCGCCGGACTTCGCCGTCGAGACCCTCGAAGGTGCGCTCGCCGGCACCGAGGCGACCGTCGACCAGCACCACGACGCGTCGTTCGACGCGATGACGCAGGTCGCGGTCGCGCCCTGCTCGCCCTTCTCCGTCTCCACCGAACTGCTCAAGCAGGGCGCCGAGCTGGCCCGCCGCAAGGGCGTACGCCTGCACACGCACGGCAGCGAGACGGTCGAGGAGGAGCAGTTCTGCAAGGAACTGTTCGGCATGGGCCCGACCGACTACTTCGAGTCGACCGGCTGGCTCGGCAGCGACGTGTGGATGGCCCACTGCGTCCACATGAACGACTCCGACATCGCGGCCTTCGCCCGTACGGGCACGGGCGTGGCCCACTGCCCGTCCTCCAACGCCCGCCTCGCCGCAGGCATCGCCCGCGTCCCGGACATGCTCGCCGCCGGTGTCCCGGTCGGCCTGGGCGTCGACGGTACGGCGTCCAACGAGTCGGGCGAGCTGCACACCGAGCTGCGCAACGCGCTGCTGATCAACCGGCTCGGCGCCCACCGCGAGGCGGCGCTCAACGCCCGCCAGGCGCTGCGCCTGGGAACGTACGGCGGAGCCCAGGTGCTCGGCCGCGCGGACCAGATCGGCTCGCTGGAGGCCGGCAAGCTCGCCGACCTGGTGATGTGGAAGATCGACGGACTCGGCCACTCCACCATCGCCGACCCGGTCACCGCGATCGTCTTCGGCGCCGCGGCCCCGGTCACCCTGTCGCTCGTCAACGGCAAGCCCGTCGTCGAGGACAACCACCTGATCACGGTGGACGAGGACGCCATCGCCCGCAGCGCGCGGGCCGAGGCGCAGCGGCTCGCGCGGATCGTCGCGCAGGGCTGA